ACCAACCTAACTAGAGATTTTACTAGACAAAAGGTTGATCTTGCTTTGAAGGAGATGGCCCCACTTAAGGCTCCAGGACCCGATGGTATGCCTCCTCTTTTCTTTCAGTCTTTTTGGCCTTTGATTGGTGATGATGTCTCTAAAGCTGTCCTGGATTGTTTACAATCATGTTATATCCCTAAAGAGTTCAATTACACATATGTGACTCTTATTCCTAAAGTGAAAAATCCTGTAAAAATTGCTGAGTTCAGACCGATAAGTTTGTGTGATGTTATTTATAAATTGATTTTAAAGGTTCTAGCAAACCGATTGAAACCTTTATTGCCTTCTATTGTGTCTGAGAATCAAAATGCCTTTCAAGCTGGGAGGGTAATCACAGACAATATCCTCATGGAATTTGAAACTTTACATTACATGAAAACTCAGCAAACTGGTTCCACAGGTTTTATGGCTCTCAAACTCGACATGAGTAATGCGTATGACCGAGTTGAATGGTCTTTCCTGGAATGCTTGTTAAGAAAGTTGGGTTTTCATAACCGTTGGGTTGATCTTATGATGGAGTGCATTACTACTGTCTCTTACTCCATTCTGATCAATGGGGAGCCTTCACAAACCATCTATCCTAGTAGAGGATTGCGACAAGGGGATCCTATCTCTCCATACCTATTCCTCCTAGTTACAGAGGGTTTGCATGGCCTTATTTCCAAAGCGGCCACTTCTGGTGATATTAGAGGTATATCTATTTGCAGGAATGAACCTCGCTTAAcccacttattttttgcagatgatagccttCTTTTCTGTAGAGCTTCTTTACAGGAATGCAATCACATACAAACCCTTCTAGCTACTTATGAACAAGCTTCTGGGCAACAGCTAAATCGGGAGAAGACAACGCTGTTCTTCAGTAAAAATACGGGCATTGAGGTCCAAGAATCTATCAAAGATTTGTTGGGGGTTCCGGAGATTAAGCAGTATGAAAAATACTTAGGCTTACCATATTTTGTGGGCAAGCGAAAGAAAGCAAGCTTGGCCTACATTAAAGATCGGATTTGGTCTAAGCTCCAAGGGTGGAAAGAGAAGCTCCTCTCCCAAGCTAGTAGAGAAGTCCTTCTAAAGGCAGTGATACAAGCGATCCCAGCCTACTCTATGAGTTGTTTTAAACTCCCCATTTCACTTTGCCAGGAGATTGAGACTATGATTCGacaattttggtggggacagcGTGGTACAAGAAGACGTATTCATTGGGTAAAATGGTGCACTTTGTGTAGGTCAAAAGCCTATGGAGGTATGGGGTTTCGGGAACTCAGAAATTTTAATGACGCCATGCTAGCCAAGCAAGTATGGCGCctattaaaaaatcaagactCCCTTTTTTACAGGTTctttaaatcaaaatatttcCCACATGGGTCTATTTTTTATGCTAAAGACACTAAAGGGTCTTTTGCATGGAAGAGCATTTTGAAGGGTAGAGAACTCATTAAGGGGGGATTGAGGTGGAGAATTGGGGATGGTGCACAAGTGCGTATTTTTCATGATTCTTGGCTGCCTGGGTCTCAACATGGTAAGGTTTTTTCCCCTGCCCCTGAAAACCATGAAAATGCCTTGGTTTATAGCTTAATTAACCATGAAGATAGGAGTTGGAATATGGCTGAGATTGACAGAGTGTTTTTACCTGATGAGGCAGCCACCATCAAGGCTATCCCACTGAGTTTGTTTGCTCAGAAAGACCTCCCTTTTTGGCCGTTTTCCCGTGATGGAAGGTTTTCGGTAAAATCTGGTTATCACCGTTTAATGGAGCTTGATGAAACAGAGCTGCATGGTACGACGTACACTAGGACTGCATCTCCAGTTTGGAAGGCCATTTGGCGCATGAACGTGCCAAATCGTGTAAAGTCTCTCGTATGGCGAGCTGGGAGAGATGCCCTTCCTACACGGGTGAATTTGGTCCGGCGAAGAGTTCTTACTAATGCGTTATGCCCAGAATGCAAGGTGTAGTCAGAGGACACGCAGCATGCTCTCTGGTCCTGCCCGATTCTAAAGGATGTGTGGAAAGTGAATTTTGAAAAGCTTGTGGCAGACACAGGATCTTGCTCCAGTTTTCTGGAAGTTCTGGAACGTGCGGCAGCGGAAAAACCGTCATTGGACCTGTTTGCTATGATATTAGCGGAAATCTGGCAGCGCCGAAACAGAGCTCATGTGGGAGAGCCTACTGTACCGGTCTGCCAGGTTGCTCTTAAGGCCACTTGTGCGCTTCAGGAATTCCAGCAGCTCCGCCCCATTCATGCTGTGATACCAAGAACAGCCCGTGCAGTAAAATGGAGGCCTCCCTCTGCGCCATGTGTGAAGGCAAACTTCGACAGTGCTATCTTCTCCCAAGATGGACTAGCTGGCGCCAGCGTGATAATCCGAAATGAGCAAGGATTGGTTATGGCTGCTTTATCACAACAAATTCCATCACCTGCTTCGGTGGAGATGGTGGAGGTGTTAGCGGCTCGTCAGGCTCTAGTTTTTGCTAGGGAACTTGGGTTTGACAGGATGATCTTGGAGGGTGACTCTGAGACAGTTATCAAGGCTATTCTTGGTGACTATATGGACTGCTCTTATATGGGTTATGTACTGCAGGATATTAAGTTGttgttttctagtttttcttttatttcagtCAAGCATATTCATAGGGAAGGAAATTGTGTTGCCCACAAACTTGCTAGACGGGCTATTAGAGATCCTTTTCTTGTCTGGATGGAGGCTGTTCCTCCAGATATTTTTGATGTTTATCAACTTGATCTTTTGAGGAtgcattaataaattattaacccAAGGgggttgtttctcaaaaaaaaaaaatatatatgagtaAGATGAGTGatagagatcatgaaaatttgaaaactaattttgattgtatctattgtcaaaattttagtatgaaaaccaaattcattcttggttttttattttattttatttatattaattacaTTAGTTGGTTTACATAAtacacatgttttaaattacacaagaaatataaaaaataaaaatttgcgTACCAAACTccagaaaacattctcaagctcattttcaaggtcgttaccaaacactggaaaatgatatagttttctagaaaatgctctttggaaaatgaacaattttccagaaaacgtttatgctaaaacaaacagagcgcTAGAACAACCTACAAGCCTACAAAAAAGATCTGAGCTTTACATGGGCTTTTCTTCTTAGTGCAGTTGCTTTTGGGCTTtggggggatttttttttcttttttcttttttatgtgcattgaaaaaatgaataaaataaatagtaaaatacaattaacatttttttaggtttgggCTAATATCATCAagtttcaagatttttcaaaactttcaaaactgaccaaatttggttcctaattactatgaaaaaaaaatgagtgatgaTTTATAACCAttggtcaattttgaaaaatctaacttgaattagttaaaattttttttttttatgaaaaataataataatagaaccTCACAAACTGAAACGGCTACTTTGTTGTTGAAACAGGAACAGAGCAGTGGAGAAATCCTCTCAAAATCagcaaaagcaaaacacactCGCAACACCTCCTTTGACAACCTTAACACTACTACCACCACAACAACACCAACTCCTTCAGATTCATCCCCTGCTTCTGCAGTCCAAAAATGGTTCTCCAACATCCTCAAGCCCTCCAATAACAACCCCACACCACCATCACTCCCTTCCACTCCAGACCCTCCAACTCCCAATCAAACTCTGCCACCTCGCCAGCTCCCTCACTGCAAGTCCCGGTTCCAAACTGACCCTTCCTCCCCTCGCCCACAGGGAATCCCAACCCCTTCACGCCTCAACAACTCAACCCCAACATTACTACCAGACAGTCTTGTTGAgaagcagcaacaacaacagcaacagcagAAGCAGAAGCTGGTTCTGTCTCCACCTAGGAACCTTGTTGAGTCAGCACACCGGAGGTCGATATCTTTGTACACATGTTCATTTGATAAGATTGCTCCAAAGCTCAAAGCTACTACTAATGTTGGAGAAGAGTTTAAGGAAGAGGAAGAATATTCTGTTGATGATGTTAGTCTTAATGGGTTCTTGAAACAGCAGAGGATCAAGGCTAAGAAGCTCTTGAATGGGGAGCTTAATGCCAAGGCACAGATTGTGCTCTCTGGGCCTTCTAACAGTTAAGTATAGAGAAGtcacttttatttgttttcaattgATGAGAAAACAAAtcatgggttttggattttatatGGAAACAAGATGACTTGTGATGCAAGTAACAAAATTAGAGTgcatttctttgtatttttgctGACTGATTATATTGCTAAACGTACAATAGAAaattaggggtttttttttttttttccttttttggcaTAGGACCTGTCATGAGTTGATTCCTAGCTTTACTGATCAGCCACATGTACCCCTTATCAGGAATGCCTTCCTGAAGTCACAAtttatcttattctttttttcctcaaggaaagagagagaattatatatatatatatatatatttattgattgGGTCCCATTGAATGTGTGATGTTTTTTGGGATGCAGGTACAAGTTCCATAGTGGCGGCTATATGTTACGCGTGGCTATTGGAGAATAGGATGAGTAACAATAAGGGTGAAGGTTATGGCGAGGGGTGTGTGGTGGTGCCTGTGATTAATGTGAGGAGGAGGAGGACGTGGAAGCAAAGGCAGGCTGCTTGATTGCTTTACCATGTTGGTGTTGATGCAACCTCATTGCTCTTTGCTGATGAGGTATTCCTTTAGTGTTTGTTAATTTGAAATCTCATTTAAAAATCATTGATAAAGTTGCCCTTTTACAATGatacatatttataaaattgttgACATATACTTGTTAGAGCAAATGGAGAGTAATTGCAACAACTAATTCTCTAATCATGATAAAATACTCTTGTAAGTTTGTTTCTATCTGGAGTCCAAaatcagatctgattttttaagCACCCATTTGCACTGAAAAATGATGTATGGGCAAGGGCAAGAAATGGTAAGTGAACACATTGGAGAAGATGTATCAAGTCATAATAGCTTTTCTCAAGAGCAATAACTATGGAGATTAATTTGCAATTGGATAATGCTCTGTTTATGAACAATGAATTGTaatatccctttttttttttttaaatcttttatagAACATACAGTCTTTGTACAGTGTTAGCTCACGGCAATGAAAATATCTCTTTCTCACATAAGCAAATGATTTTGTAAATTGGTGCCAGGTGAACTTGGAGAGTCTAATGATGGCTGGGCAATTAAGCATAGTCGTGGTTGGGCAAGATATCCTCAGAACTAATAGCGAGGTCCGTATACACTAATCATAGATGAAGTTGAAATTGAAGTGTGTAAGAAAGTATCGTTTTCAAGGGAAGTGCACTTTTAAGGCATAGTTGAATTTGTCTACTGAACTTCATACCATTGGTTGTCTTAATAGGTTGAATCTCAGTGCACTGTTCTTACAGATAATTACTGTGAAGAGGCCTATGATCTACTCCAAACCCCTGTGCTGAAGAAACTTTTGGTGAATTACATTAACTAAGTTGTGGAACAATAAAGTCctttttccttatctttttctctctgaaatgGTTTATGACAGATTGGTTTTTCTGGATTACAATTCTCACTGGATTTTAATGTGTTTCAGCTTGCAGGTATTCTGTTAGACACACAGAATCTGAAAACATATGATAAATCCTCTATGACAAGAGATTCAGAGGCAGTTCAGTTGCTATTGGTTGGCTCAGCCCCCAGTTACAGATATTCTCTTTATGATCAATGTATGCTTTTATGGTTTTTCAGAATTGTTATTAAGAAAGTGTTAAGTCAAttattttatcataatttaaaGCACCTGATTCTTTATACCCTACCAGTGAAGGAAGAACAAAGAGAAATCTTTTCTTGAATCTTTGCAGCACAATTATGGGAAACCACCTAATGAAAGTAAGCTACCTATACTCACATGTTCTACTCTAATGGGATGATTTTGTTAATCATGGCCATTGAATCCCCTTGTTCAATCTTGTCTCTTCAGTTGTCAGGTCTAAGGACTTTGAATTTTACGGGTCACATGAATTTCAAATGGTTAAAACAAGTTCACTATAACTGTTTTACAGTTTGATTATAAATTATTCTTATTGGGACAAAGGATATATTGATGGCACCAAATATCAAGATTGagaggttgatgaatttttttatcaattgagATTCTAAAGCCCCTTGTTGCTGCTTTTATAAAAGTGTATCACTGCTTTAGTAAATATCACAACTGTAATTTAGAATGATTGAGAAATCTACCTATTGGTGCCACTCAAGGTTGCCTAGTGGCTCAATAACACTCATGGATTTTTATTGCTTGGAATTGCCCTGTGTCTAAACCATCCAACTTGAACTCATGTACTTTAGGTCCATGTGGAATCAAGGTTAGAGTTTTCTGTTGCTACTACCTGTTAATTATAAAAGAATATTTCACTTGGCTAGATGTTACTAATGGAAATTAATTTCACtcaattcattattattattattgttgttattattattattattatttttttttttttttttggagcttgAAAGTGTCTATACAGAATCTAAAGATGACCTTTCTTACATGTTCCTTCAAGCATTGCATAATTATACTGAAATTTTATTCTGTGTGAAACTTAATTATGTTTGTGCATGCGACATTTAGAATTGGTTTCACATTCAACATGATGATTTTCTCTTCCAACTTAAAATTATATCTTATCTAACTTCTTTCCAGTGTCAATTGGCAACCTTCTGTTAAACATTCagattttcaaactttttgaaatttctctatttttgattttttggtcATTACAGATGACCTTGATAGTCTGGCACATGCAGAGCATAGGGTTCTAGAGAAGAAGCCAACCTCAGCATCTCACCTTGAAGACATCATACACAATTCAGACAAGAATCCTAGCAATGCTGGAAGTGCAAAAACTAACAGGGTTTCACCAAAAACAAGTTAATTCCCATTCTTTATACCCTTTATGCATCTGTGCATCTGTTGTCATCTAAATAATAGAGAATCTTACACtgcaaaacaaatatttttaagtaattgtTACACTGAATATTAGTGGCTCTTTAGACcacatttttacttattttatttcaattctaAATCCCACTTCATCCTTCTCACCCTGAAGACATCATACACAACTCAGACAAGAATCCTAGCAACGCTGGAAGTGGAAAAACTAACAGAGTTTCACCAAAAATAGGTAAAATCCCATTCTTTTTACCCTTTATGCATTTGTTGTCATCTAAATAATAGAGAATTTTACACAGCAAAACAAATATTTCTAAGTAATTGTACACTGAATATTAGTGGCTCTTTAGACCACATTCTTACTTATTTTACTTCAATTCTAAAACCCACATCATCCTTCAAACCCTGAAGCCATTGAAAATATCTCTCTTTTGCAGACAAACCTAGTTCActactgaaagttcaaatagtgtataaaacacccttgaacgtttagacccccaattacaaaataaccaattcaagctttatgacaaacaactagtgtgcggaaaatgaacaaaagctatgaacagaattggtaaacaatctaagccaattaaaatcacaaccatagcaaataataaaaggcaaagataaaagggaaggaagatgcaaacataaggacaacacacgatgtgttatcgaagaggaaaccgaaacccttggcataaaacctctctgccgccctccaagtggtaagtaatccactagaaaatgtagttaaaatatatgaacaacaatagaccctccaagcctaatctacccaatgtacctaagctctccaaactttttgctccaacgaggttacaccgaacctatttcttttctagcttctcggattccgctacttgaccatagtatcaaccaatgtagattggttccttcctaactgcttcccagaacaccaaacaactctctcacagtaatggatatggtgagaaaaggttttggtaaaaaaacctctcaagggtttaacaatgaagaggaagagagttgaggaatttgaaaagtctcttatgtgaagattgtgaatgaatcaatcttgttttactctagggtttctctctcaaaattctctctaaaagctctctttcttttatggttataaggggtatttatactggggtgagaatggaatgcaaagagtcaggtttttcaaaacagggctggctcgcgacttggcctcacgacttgactaagtcacgagatccagccgttagataacagaacggccagttgtcctattttgtcctgtagtgctccagctagcatgacgcttcgacttttggcatgcttggcatgtgtgctgcttctggcggcttgaagccgcgagtcacccgcgagatccagtcgcgagtctatgttttcttgcacactcttgagcatttcaacactctatctcactcactatccttaaaacaatcccacctaaatacagggttactaaatgctgaaatacaagcaaatttggcacggaataaagccaacaagatggttgattaaattcaaccttacaatctccccctttggctattctgtgacaaaaccctaaaacagactctagacttaacatgtgagttgggaacagttgagaaaaactcactcacatctaactctagaaactgtaaagctcttgaatcatatgaacatgaaactcctaaaacacaacaatacaccatgatcattgtatgcagaaaaacatgaaatgcatatgaagcaggcaatatgtgatcaagcaaagatggagttaagaaacaaaccatggcttgatcaaccaagcaatcactacaaggtagtgaccacaatgctcattcacacttggaatgaataCTTGAACAaacaagctaacaagctcaatgcaagtcacttgcatgcccaacactcaaccaatgcacaatacactaagtatatgcatctaggaacaatcctacaaaggcacaagagtgacagtatttaacaagaaaatgcatgacatttagttaaaagtactgatttaacaaagtataaaaggctgcataaagcatggtacagacCATAAAGCCGACAGATAaagaacataaaccctaaaagcttacaaaagcaacatgggtacaaaacaaattatatactaaataacatcaacaatatatatctatatatatatatatatatatatatataaagtaaaccaagtttcaaaaccatCCAAGAGTTATGAGTTTTAACTAAACATAAACCATAACCAACAAAGTTTCAAAACCATAGAGACAACATTAATCCAAAACATAAACAGAATTAACAAGATAGACACTGTTTTTGACTGCTCCCCCTCAACCTagtactccccctcaagagctgcTTCAAAAGAAaacttctccccctttttgaccggaatggccaaagggtcactatCCATGATgtgtggtgaagctgtcaaatTTTGCTGAGAGAACATCAAGTtggtcctgcatggctgctATCTTCTCAGACTGCTTGATCTAGACCTCTCTGATTCCATCAAGTCTTTCTAGAATTACCTGAaatgcatctggaggtgtatttgaagaagttgatgccCTAGTCCTCTTGCCACTCCTTCTGGGGGTTGAAGTTGATGCCTAACCTACTACCtctgcctcagtctccattgggacaccctctccttcatcaccttcatcttcctcACCTGGAAGacgaacacttatccttttaAATGTTAGCTTGTTAATTGCTGAAGGTGtagacatgggactgatgtctcaAGGGATTGcaacacccttctttctaaaaatcctcatgaGCAAAGTAGGGAAGATTAGTTTAGGCCTAGAagtggttctagtctcatccacaattgTATCAAATATATGGAAACTGATatcaatgaatgtcttttccTTGAGCTCCATCATAAAAATTGCTCTGGCATTGTTAATTGTAGTCAATTTATTTATGGGATACAGGTTTAACATCATGATAATAGTGAGACACCTTatgtccactggaaaagctgtggtatttaggcatttcccttctctctgtccacctGTCCTCTATTGTACAGTTTCAATAGACAGCATCCTATCCTTATAGTTGACAAACTCATGATCTTCTAACCCCTCAAGACCTAGCACACCATCAATGTTATGTGCATCTAAGGTGAATTCtgtacctctaacccagcagctcAGCTCATCTTCCCTGATCACAacattggagtaaaactccctaatcaaGGGTTCATATACAACTGGGAAATCACTTAGCAGTCTTTCCCATCCTCTCGCCTCAAAACAACTAGGGATGAAGGTGtctctcaaatcctccaaatccgcaaacctttcttgaataattcctgcctTTAAGAAGAAAttcttgtatctctcaaaatgggaAATAGACAGATTGGGGcccattttcattctcttatctgcTTTCTTGGtaggtgttttcttctttggggatgaAGGAGCCATCTGTAAACAAGTAGAAAAGGCTACAACAACAAAGTACAATACATGTGTAAAACAAATCAATACTCTGTTAGTGTCAAAACATGATAAGTGTAGAGCACCAAGACTAAAGAAGGCTTAAAGACATGTATAAAGGAAAAGCCTCAAACTTAAACCAACAGCTCAAATGAGTGTACTCAATGGAAGATACTCAATGACAACCAACATTTTGCAGAAGAGTTCTAATGTTGCAGAGTATGACATCACCCAAAAAACAaacatatgtcaatgagacatataTTTTGATGAGTATGAAATGACACAGAAAACTCAAGACAAATGCACACACTAGATAAATAAACACAGAATCAAATCAatataaccaaacaaacaaaacacaatcattttgaatcaactaAATAAAGCGGGTTCAAACACAATGGGTGTAAGTTAATCAACAAACCCTAAGCATAAAGAGGACAAATAATAAAGAACAAATCTAGCAACCTAAACAAGTTCATATAAACCAAGATCCTCAACAAGCTAATCATGGACAGAGAACACTGCCGAAACATTAACTcaatgcaaataaaaaaatcaacacataTAATCAAGAGGGAAAAGCTCAAAAACACGAAATACTGAGTGTGAgaatgaaaacccatacctttttcttgaagattttgagttgaaaTGTAGCAAAAATGGGGATCGAAAAGGGttacacggagtgtttgggaaatagacagttgagagagaaagtgaatagtcacaaaagttcgaggaaaaaactgaaaaagattttaaaaactgccTTCACTATACAAAATACGCGTTTTTTGCGGCTGAGGTAAGTCGCCAGATACACCCGCCAAAACACTTTAagccaaaagttttgaaaaattttctaagtgtttttcgcgactagaAGTCTCACTCACGAGGGAGTCGCGAgatgagccgcgaaaatctctgtgtacctctcgcgactagaccttccactcgcgaacaagtcgccaaaattgaCCCGCAAGCTCGCGACTGTGGcatgcgacttgacttacccgcgactaaattgccaaaacagggcaacactgttttttgaaattttcagtttttgaagaacaaaatactttccaaaaacacctaaaacattcaaaaatctttttgtgtttgaaacAACAAacattgagcatgtgaaaacatatttcatcaagtacaatcacacaaatgaatatggcattcattgaacataaacttgtgtgttgtgtatgggtatcaacaatgagatagtctttagtctaatgtgaaggttcaatgattaattcaaccaaggcatacacaattagtactagatcatgtgactcatctcaattatagaagtatgcatatatgacctcccacaaaacttgattacataatttggagctttacatttgactccactttcaatcagaacatttgatctttttgatcattttgagacaatcacctcttattgtgagagtgatatttgatatttcaccttgatgagatagcctttggctttttgaataattattcactttattttattattttttttgtcactttccctttttcctagtcgaatactagtatgtgcgacaggcttttactgctcaatatctcttttcatttcgagatttacatttggtgaactctttttagcaaaaacaaaaataaagagtgagaagatatataggcacaagtctatgcatgtatcaagatcaacataatcattcactaatcattcatgacaagtatgaagatctatttacaacagtcacatagatttcaagatttcttccacagtgataagagtgcaaaggaacaagctacgctcgtaaatgcacaaaaccattagcacaaaggtacaaggcaaaacaagttttaagacaaaactcaacaatgtcgatcaaactttttgattttctactttttatttgatttttggatttttgacacataaaaaagaaaaaaccgatcaaaaacaacaaaaaggaaTAAACGATAgaatacaaaaataaacaaacacatttcaaccaacacaattaaaaagcaaacaaccaaacaaagtcacaaagcataggaagtattaatgcatggacatgttgtaatgcttatgcatgagtaccctttttcacccacatgtcacttgcgtttggggtgacttccttataggattggctACAAGAGTTAGGGTTTTCAAACCTTcatgtgaagctttccaagcagttggtgaaagtaccaatcatcttcatcacgtccatcattccgggatcactactttgatctcttgatggttcaccagcccaatttctcttgtcatttctaggtcctcatGACCTTGGAGTAGTTACATTATtcattgctctcagcttttgacaatttggccgagtatgcccttgaagtccgcaatgatgacacacatagttcgatctaggacctctttgtgatcatggacgagacttggctcgaGATTCAGACCTTCCCACAGATTGATTATGAGGGTTGTTCACCATCCACTGGTTctccacattcctcttctcctcaatcttgggcttctcaCCAGTACGGCCAACTTCAACTAactctttggcctttataaacttcacttctttagtgatatTGCCAGATGAGCTACTCCCTCTGGTATATCTCAACCcagatttgtctgaaaagctcttttgtgatgaaataacatcatctagtttcttggtggtgaccctctctatcttagcatttgcttgcacaacctcttgcttaagaaatctcacttttgtgtaggcttctcacagctcaccattcagtatttctatctcacatttggcctccttatagcGAATTAGGAggcttttatagtcctcctctgccttcttcatctttctcatagctgccttggccacccttgtgtactcacccgacttctccaggagtgagttataattctcttgaagattggctgtactttcatcttcttcagcatctgattcttcaacaactcccaatgattcttcatcactatatTCTCCAAGTTCtcgtacaagcaaattcaactcatctgaagactcaatatgggcaatagtcataaaagctgaataattcccttctccgtcacagctttcctcagaatctgagtcggatgaatccgagtcactcaatgtcgtggcatacac
The Quercus lobata isolate SW786 chromosome 10, ValleyOak3.0 Primary Assembly, whole genome shotgun sequence DNA segment above includes these coding regions:
- the LOC115964277 gene encoding uncharacterized protein LOC115964277 produces the protein MRAQDPAVLFLVETWVVPRVTRAGGLALLWKNTIQIDVDSSSLNHIDIIVNKGKEDSWRFTGIYGFLEASRKSDTWNLLRNLHRKYTLPWLCAGDFNEILMSHEKLGGGLRSAATMSEFREVVDDCGFMDLGYVGKKYTWRGKRVDTMVLERLDRALATHSWLAQNPATRVQCIRSNVSDHYPIIINPKGVADRPCKPFRLMEWSKRSFGSVRKQLEEKSKLLEKAEFAATRGADYEPVRLLKLEVNELLDKESLMWQQRARTLLLKCGDQNTRFFHNKASQRFRRNRIVGLLDDSNSWCTETKQVADIIVGFYSRLFTSERPSNAQGILEVIQPIVTEEINTNLTRDFTRQKVDLALKEMAPLKAPGPDGMPPLFFQSFWPLIGDDVSKAVLDCLQSCYIPKEFNYTYVTLIPKVKNPVKIAEFRPISLCDVIYKLILKVLANRLKPLLPSIVSENQNAFQAGRVITDNILMEFETLHYMKTQQTGSTGFMALKLDMSNAYDRVEWSFLECLLRKLGFHNRWVDLMMECITTVSYSILINGEPSQTIYPSRGLRQGDPISPYLFLLVTEGLHGLISKAATSGDIRGISICRNEPRLTHLFFADDSLLFCRASLQECNHIQTLLATYEQASGQQLNREKTTLFFSKNTGIEVQESIKDLLGVPEIKQYEKYLGLPYFVGKRKKASLAYIKDRIWSKLQGWKEKLLSQASREVLLKAVIQAIPAYSMSCFKLPISLCQEIETMIRQFWWGQRGTRRRIHWVKWCTLCRSKAYGGMGFRELRNFNDAMLAKQVWRLLKNQDSLFYRFFKSKYFPHGSIFYAKDTKGSFAWKSILKGRELIKGGLRWRIGDGAQVRIFHDSWLPGSQHGKVFSPAPENHENALVYSLINHEDRSWNMAEIDRVFLPDEAATIKAIPLSLFAQKDLPFWPFSRDGRFSVKSGYHRLMELDETELHGTTYTRTASPVWKAIWRMNVPNRVKSLSEDTQHALWSCPILKDVWKVNFEKLVADTGSCSSFLEVLERAAAEKPSLDLFAMILAEIWQRRNRAHVGEPTVPVCQVALKATCALQEFQQLRPIHAVIPRTARAVKWRPPSAPCVKANFDSAIFSQDGLAGASVIIRNEQGLVMAALSQQIPSPASVEMVEVLAARQALVFARELGFDRMILEGDSETVIKAILGDYMDCSYMGYVLQDIKLLFSSFSFISVKHIHREGNCVAHKLARRAIRDPFLVWMEAVPPDIFDEQSSGEILSKSAKAKHTRNTSFDNLNTTTTTTTPTPSDSSPASAVQKWFSNILKPSNNNPTPPSLPSTPDPPTPNQTLPPRQLPHCKSRFQTDPSSPRPQGIPTPSRLNNSTPTLLPDSLVEKQQQQQQQQKQKLVLSPPRNLVESAHRRSISLYTCSFDKIAPKLKATTNVGEEFKEEEEYSVDDVSLNGFLKQQRIKAKKLLNGELNAKAQIVLSGPSNS